From Aquabacter sp. L1I39, the proteins below share one genomic window:
- a CDS encoding formate dehydrogenase subunit gamma, whose product MPTAGYEPWSAERASQIIASHQHMAGATMPILHAIQEAFGFVPDPVVPMIAETLNLSRAEVYGVVTFYHDFRREPPGRHVIKLCAAEACQAMGCQGLADYAEEKLGIQMGETTPDGRVTLEPIYCLGLCACAPSALIDGRLVGRLDRDTIDELVAEAGR is encoded by the coding sequence ATGCCGACGGCCGGCTACGAACCGTGGAGCGCGGAGCGCGCGTCTCAGATCATCGCATCCCACCAACATATGGCGGGAGCGACCATGCCGATCCTGCACGCCATCCAGGAAGCGTTCGGCTTCGTTCCGGATCCGGTGGTGCCCATGATCGCCGAGACGCTGAACCTCTCGCGGGCGGAAGTGTATGGCGTCGTCACCTTCTATCATGATTTCCGCCGCGAACCGCCGGGCCGGCACGTCATCAAGCTGTGCGCCGCCGAGGCCTGCCAGGCTATGGGCTGCCAGGGCCTAGCTGACTATGCCGAGGAGAAGCTCGGCATCCAGATGGGCGAGACCACACCGGACGGGCGGGTGACGCTGGAGCCCATCTATTGTCTCGGCCTGTGCGCCTGCGCCCCTTCTGCCTTGATTGATGGCCGCCTCGTGGGGCGCCTTGATCGCGACACCATCGACGAACTGGTTGCGGAGGCCGGCCGATGA
- the fdhD gene encoding formate dehydrogenase accessory sulfurtransferase FdhD yields the protein MSDDTIIPDFPEPSRRVSRSAWRNGVVSEGERAVPEETPVALTYNGTTQAVMMASPQDIADFALGFSLTESIIAQADDILSLDVIAVEDGIEARMWIAEEKMRVLSARRRHLAGPTGCGLCGVESLAEAIRPAAHVETQARLTPGELLAAMALLSPAQALNRETRAVHAAGYFEPERGLLAVCEDVGRHNALDKLVGKVAHLQASPSRGLLLLTSRVSIEMVQKAAVLGVGVIAAVSAPTSLAVRTAERAGITLCAIVRDDGFEVFTHPERIGTGPSAGQAHVA from the coding sequence ATGTCTGACGACACCATCATCCCCGATTTTCCAGAGCCGTCCCGCCGCGTCAGTCGCTCCGCATGGCGCAATGGGGTCGTGTCGGAAGGCGAGCGGGCGGTCCCAGAGGAGACGCCGGTGGCGCTCACCTATAACGGCACGACCCAGGCCGTCATGATGGCGAGCCCGCAGGACATTGCGGACTTCGCGCTGGGCTTCTCCCTCACCGAGAGCATCATCGCGCAGGCGGACGACATCCTCTCCCTCGACGTGATCGCGGTTGAGGACGGCATCGAGGCGCGCATGTGGATCGCCGAGGAGAAGATGCGGGTGCTCTCCGCCCGCCGGCGGCATCTGGCGGGGCCCACCGGTTGCGGCCTGTGCGGCGTCGAAAGCCTCGCCGAGGCGATCCGCCCCGCAGCCCATGTGGAGACGCAGGCGCGTCTCACCCCCGGCGAGTTGCTGGCCGCCATGGCCCTGCTTTCGCCGGCCCAGGCGCTGAACCGGGAAACCCGGGCGGTTCACGCGGCCGGCTATTTCGAGCCGGAGCGGGGCCTGCTGGCGGTGTGCGAGGATGTGGGCCGCCACAACGCCCTCGACAAGCTGGTGGGCAAGGTTGCGCACCTTCAGGCCTCTCCTTCCCGTGGCCTGCTTCTGCTCACCAGCCGCGTCTCCATCGAGATGGTGCAGAAGGCGGCGGTGCTGGGCGTCGGCGTCATCGCCGCGGTATCGGCCCCCACGTCGCTGGCCGTGCGCACCGCAGAGCGGGCCGGCATCACCCTTTGTGCCATCGTGCGGGACGATGGCTTTGAAGTCTTCACCCACCCGGAGCGCATCGGCACCGGGCCATCCGCAGGGCAAGCCCATGTCGCATAG
- the ntrB gene encoding nitrate ABC transporter permease, whose product MTTPALKLHSTEAAVRTAPPATILPLSPRRKPIAERIVPLLKDIAAVLIPPLLVVALLVGLWELLCSAPGSALPPPSAIITNSWELISNPFYDRGGLDKGLFWHILASVQRVAIGYSLAAVVGIGLGTLIGQSTWAMRGLDPLFQVLRTVPPLAWLPLSLAAFRDGQPAAVFVIFITAIWPIIINTAVGIRNIPQDYRNVAAVLRLNPLEFFAKIMVPAAAPYIFTGLRIGIGLSWLAIIAAEMLIGGVGIGFFIWDAWNSSLIGDIIVALIYVGMVGFVLDRIIASIGAFVTRGTAAS is encoded by the coding sequence ATGACCACTCCCGCCCTCAAGCTGCACTCCACCGAGGCGGCCGTGCGCACGGCCCCTCCTGCCACCATCCTGCCCCTATCTCCGCGCCGCAAGCCTATCGCCGAGCGGATCGTGCCCCTGCTGAAGGACATCGCAGCCGTCCTCATTCCCCCGCTCCTCGTGGTGGCACTGCTGGTGGGGCTGTGGGAACTCCTGTGCAGCGCGCCCGGCTCCGCTCTGCCGCCGCCCTCCGCGATCATCACCAATTCCTGGGAGCTGATCTCCAACCCCTTTTATGATCGAGGCGGCCTCGATAAGGGCCTGTTCTGGCACATCCTCGCCTCGGTGCAGCGCGTCGCCATAGGCTATTCGCTGGCGGCCGTGGTGGGCATCGGCCTTGGCACCCTCATCGGCCAGTCCACCTGGGCCATGCGGGGCCTCGACCCGCTGTTCCAGGTGCTGCGCACCGTGCCGCCCCTCGCCTGGCTGCCGCTGTCGCTGGCGGCCTTCCGCGATGGCCAGCCGGCCGCCGTCTTCGTGATCTTCATCACCGCCATCTGGCCCATCATCATCAATACGGCCGTGGGTATCCGCAACATCCCGCAAGACTATCGCAACGTGGCCGCCGTGCTGCGCCTCAACCCGCTTGAATTTTTCGCCAAAATCATGGTCCCGGCGGCGGCGCCCTACATTTTCACAGGTCTTCGCATCGGCATCGGACTGTCCTGGCTCGCCATCATCGCAGCGGAAATGCTCATCGGCGGCGTCGGCATCGGCTTCTTCATCTGGGATGCCTGGAACTCGTCGCTCATCGGCGACATCATCGTGGCGCTCATCTATGTGGGCATGGTCGGGTTCGTTCTGGACCGGATCATTGCCTCCATCGGCGCCTTCGTCACCCGCGGCACCGCCGCATCCTGA
- a CDS encoding CmpA/NrtA family ABC transporter substrate-binding protein — translation MTDAPSNKSDPSVPAEATAKADHGQVSRRSLLKGSAAALGTAALFDAVRMAFPGGVPSAYASEAPETNKAVLGFIALTDAAPLFVAKEKGIFDKYGMTDVTVAKQASWGTTRDNIVLGSEGNGIDGAHILTPMPYLISAGKVTQNNVPTPMYILARLNVNGQCISVGQEYLDLKVGLDTAPFKVALEKKKASGKAVKAAMTFPGGTHDLWIRYWLAAGGIDPDKDIETIVVPPAQMVANMKVGTMDCFCVCEPWNEQLIHQKIGYTALTTGEMWKDHPEKAFGMRAAYVDKNPKASMALLKAVMEAQMWCDKMENRAEVAAICAKRQWINVPVADVTDRMLGKFDYGTGRVVEKSPVMMKYWEDYASYPFQSHDLWFITEDQRWGKFEPDYDAKALISKVNREDMWRDAAKALNVSSSQVPTSTSRGKETFYDGKVFDPANPSAYLASLGIKRIA, via the coding sequence ATGACCGACGCGCCATCCAACAAGTCCGATCCGAGCGTCCCTGCCGAAGCGACCGCCAAGGCGGACCACGGCCAAGTCTCCCGCCGCTCCTTGCTCAAGGGCAGCGCGGCCGCGCTCGGCACCGCCGCCTTGTTCGATGCCGTCCGCATGGCCTTCCCCGGCGGCGTGCCCTCGGCCTATGCGAGCGAAGCACCGGAGACCAACAAGGCGGTGCTCGGGTTCATCGCCCTCACCGACGCTGCGCCCCTCTTCGTGGCCAAGGAAAAGGGCATCTTCGACAAATATGGCATGACCGACGTGACGGTGGCCAAGCAGGCCTCCTGGGGCACCACGCGCGACAACATTGTGCTGGGCTCGGAAGGCAACGGCATCGACGGCGCTCACATCCTGACCCCCATGCCGTACCTCATCTCGGCCGGCAAGGTGACTCAGAACAACGTGCCCACCCCCATGTATATCCTCGCCCGCCTGAACGTGAACGGGCAGTGTATCTCGGTCGGCCAGGAATATCTCGACCTCAAGGTCGGCCTCGACACGGCACCCTTCAAGGTGGCGCTGGAGAAGAAGAAGGCGTCCGGCAAGGCGGTGAAGGCGGCCATGACCTTCCCGGGCGGCACCCACGATCTTTGGATCCGCTACTGGCTCGCCGCCGGCGGCATCGATCCCGACAAGGACATCGAGACCATCGTCGTCCCACCGGCCCAAATGGTGGCCAACATGAAGGTGGGCACCATGGATTGCTTCTGCGTCTGCGAGCCGTGGAACGAGCAGCTCATCCACCAGAAGATCGGCTACACCGCGCTGACCACCGGCGAAATGTGGAAGGACCATCCCGAGAAGGCCTTCGGCATGCGCGCCGCCTATGTGGATAAGAATCCCAAGGCCTCCATGGCGCTGCTGAAGGCGGTGATGGAAGCGCAGATGTGGTGCGACAAGATGGAGAACCGGGCGGAGGTGGCCGCCATCTGCGCCAAGCGGCAATGGATCAACGTGCCGGTGGCCGATGTCACCGACCGCATGCTGGGCAAGTTCGACTACGGCACCGGCCGGGTGGTGGAGAAGAGCCCGGTGATGATGAAGTATTGGGAAGACTATGCCTCCTATCCCTTCCAGAGCCACGATTTGTGGTTCATCACGGAAGACCAGCGCTGGGGCAAGTTCGAACCCGATTACGATGCCAAGGCGCTCATCTCCAAGGTGAACCGCGAGGATATGTGGCGCGATGCGGCCAAGGCGCTGAACGTCTCTTCCAGCCAAGTGCCCACCTCCACCTCGCGCGGCAAGGAGACCTTCTATGACGGCAAGGTCTTCGACCCGGCGAACCCCTCCGCCTATCTCGCCAGCCTCGGCATCAAGCGCATCGCCTGA
- the fdhF gene encoding formate dehydrogenase subunit alpha, with protein sequence MSLVHEIDYGTPASKSEKLVSLVIDGMKVEVPEGTSIMRAAMEVGNQIPKLCATDMLDAFGSCRLCLVEIEGRAGTPASCTTPVMDGMVVKTQTERLKQIRKGVMELYISDHPLDCLTCSANGDCELQDMAGVVGLREVRYGYEGENHTKLGKDESNPYFTYEQSKCIVCNRCVRACEEVQGTFALTISGRGFGSRVSPGMDEPFLSSECVSCGACVQACPTATLNEKAMFEIGTPEHSVVTTCAYCGVGCAFKAEMRGDELVRMVPYKDGKANRGHSCVKGRFAYGYATHQDRILKPMIRASIHEPWREVSYEEAINYAASEFKRIQAKYGRRSVGGITSSRCTNEETYLVQKLIRGAFGNNNVDTCARVCHSPTGYGLSQTYGTSAGTQDFDSVEASDVVLIIGANPTDGHPVFGSRLKKRLRQGAKLIVVDPRRTDIVRSPHVEASYHLALRPGTNVAIVTALAHVVVTEGLVNEAFVRERCDWDDFQEWAAFVADPRHSPEEVEKYTGVKAADVRGAARLYATGGNGAIYYGLGVTEHSQGSTTVMAIANLAMATGNIGRDGVGVNPLRGQNNVQGSCDMGSFPHELPGYRHISDDATRASFEALWGVTLDDEPGLRIPNMFDAAVDGTFKGMYVQGEDILQSDPDTKHVSAGLGALECLVVQDIFLNETANYAHVFLPGCTFLEKDGTFTNAERRIQRVRKVMAPKNGYADWEVTIMLAKALGYEMDYAHPSEIMDEIARLTPTFTGVSYKKLDEMGSVQWPCNEKAPEGTPIMHIGGFVRGKGKFMLTEYVPTDERTGPRFPLLLTTGRILSQYNVGAQTRRTANVAWHAEDVLEIHPHDAENRGIRDGDFVRLESRAGATSLRAVISERIPAGVVYTTFHHPVTQANVVTTDYSDWATNCPEYKVTAVQVAPSNGPSQWQEEYEKLSRESRRIAEAAE encoded by the coding sequence ATGTCCCTCGTCCATGAAATCGACTACGGCACCCCGGCCTCCAAGTCGGAGAAGCTGGTCTCCCTCGTCATTGACGGCATGAAGGTGGAGGTGCCCGAGGGCACCTCCATCATGCGGGCCGCCATGGAGGTGGGGAACCAGATCCCCAAGCTCTGCGCCACGGACATGCTGGATGCGTTCGGCTCCTGCCGGCTCTGCCTGGTGGAGATCGAAGGCCGCGCCGGCACACCCGCCTCCTGCACCACCCCGGTGATGGACGGCATGGTGGTGAAGACCCAGACCGAGCGGCTGAAGCAGATCCGCAAGGGGGTGATGGAGCTCTATATCTCCGACCATCCGCTGGACTGCCTGACCTGCTCGGCCAATGGCGATTGCGAATTGCAGGACATGGCGGGGGTCGTGGGCCTGCGCGAAGTGCGCTACGGCTATGAGGGGGAGAACCACACCAAGCTCGGCAAGGACGAGTCCAACCCCTATTTCACCTATGAGCAGTCGAAGTGCATCGTCTGCAACCGCTGCGTCCGCGCCTGCGAAGAAGTGCAGGGCACGTTTGCGCTGACCATTTCCGGCCGCGGCTTCGGCTCGCGCGTCTCGCCCGGCATGGACGAGCCGTTCCTGTCCTCCGAGTGCGTGTCCTGCGGCGCCTGCGTGCAGGCTTGCCCGACCGCGACGCTCAATGAAAAGGCCATGTTCGAGATCGGCACCCCCGAGCATTCGGTGGTGACCACCTGCGCTTACTGCGGCGTGGGCTGCGCCTTCAAGGCCGAGATGCGCGGCGACGAATTGGTGCGCATGGTGCCCTACAAGGACGGCAAGGCGAACCGGGGCCATAGCTGCGTGAAGGGCCGCTTCGCCTATGGCTATGCCACCCACCAGGACCGCATCCTCAAGCCCATGATCCGCGCCTCGATCCACGAGCCGTGGCGGGAAGTCAGCTATGAGGAGGCGATCAACTACGCCGCCTCCGAGTTCAAGCGCATTCAGGCGAAATATGGCCGCCGCTCCGTGGGCGGCATCACCTCCTCGCGCTGCACCAATGAGGAGACCTATCTCGTCCAGAAGCTGATCCGTGGTGCCTTCGGCAATAACAACGTGGACACCTGCGCCCGTGTTTGCCACTCCCCCACCGGCTATGGCCTGTCCCAGACCTACGGCACCTCGGCGGGCACGCAGGACTTCGATTCCGTCGAGGCCAGCGACGTGGTGCTCATCATCGGCGCCAATCCCACGGACGGCCACCCGGTGTTCGGCTCGCGCCTCAAGAAGCGCCTGCGCCAGGGCGCCAAGCTGATCGTGGTGGATCCCCGCCGCACCGACATCGTGCGTTCTCCCCATGTGGAGGCGTCCTACCACCTAGCGCTGCGCCCGGGCACCAACGTCGCCATCGTCACCGCGCTCGCCCATGTGGTGGTGACCGAGGGCCTGGTGAACGAGGCCTTCGTGCGCGAGCGGTGCGACTGGGATGACTTCCAGGAATGGGCGGCCTTCGTGGCCGACCCCCGCCACAGCCCGGAAGAGGTGGAAAAGTACACCGGCGTGAAGGCCGCAGACGTGCGCGGCGCCGCGCGCCTCTATGCCACCGGCGGCAACGGGGCCATCTATTATGGCCTCGGCGTCACCGAGCATTCCCAGGGCTCCACCACGGTGATGGCGATTGCCAATCTCGCCATGGCCACCGGGAATATCGGCCGGGACGGCGTGGGCGTGAACCCGCTGCGGGGCCAGAACAACGTGCAGGGCTCCTGCGACATGGGCTCGTTCCCCCACGAGCTTCCGGGCTATCGCCACATCTCGGACGACGCCACCCGCGCCTCGTTCGAGGCCCTGTGGGGCGTGACGCTGGATGACGAGCCGGGCCTGCGCATCCCCAACATGTTCGATGCCGCGGTGGATGGCACTTTCAAGGGCATGTATGTGCAGGGCGAGGACATCCTCCAGTCCGACCCTGACACCAAGCATGTCTCCGCCGGCCTCGGCGCGCTGGAGTGCCTGGTGGTTCAGGACATCTTCCTGAACGAGACCGCCAACTACGCCCACGTCTTCCTTCCGGGCTGCACCTTCCTGGAGAAGGACGGGACCTTCACCAATGCGGAACGCCGCATCCAGCGGGTGCGCAAGGTGATGGCGCCCAAGAACGGCTATGCGGACTGGGAAGTCACCATCATGCTCGCCAAGGCGCTGGGCTATGAGATGGACTATGCCCATCCCAGCGAGATCATGGACGAGATTGCCCGGCTGACGCCCACCTTCACGGGCGTGTCCTACAAGAAGCTGGACGAGATGGGCTCGGTGCAGTGGCCCTGCAACGAGAAGGCGCCGGAAGGCACGCCCATCATGCATATTGGCGGCTTCGTGCGCGGCAAGGGCAAGTTCATGCTCACCGAATACGTGCCCACCGACGAGAGGACCGGGCCGCGCTTCCCGCTGCTGCTGACCACCGGGCGCATTCTCAGCCAGTACAATGTGGGCGCCCAGACCCGCCGCACGGCCAATGTGGCCTGGCATGCGGAAGACGTGCTGGAGATCCATCCGCACGATGCGGAGAACCGCGGCATCCGCGATGGCGACTTCGTCCGGCTAGAAAGCCGGGCGGGCGCCACCTCGCTGCGGGCGGTCATTTCCGAGCGCATCCCGGCGGGCGTGGTCTACACCACCTTCCACCATCCGGTGACCCAGGCCAATGTGGTGACCACGGACTATTCCGATTGGGCCACCAATTGCCCGGAATACAAGGTGACGGCGGTGCAGGTGGCACCCTCTAACGGGCCCAGCCAGTGGCAGGAAGAGTATGAGAAGCTCTCCCGCGAAAGCCGTCGCATCGCCGAAGCGGCGGAGTGA
- a CDS encoding ABC transporter ATP-binding protein: MGAYLKLDHIDKTFTRGSASTNVLKDVTLEIGKGEFVSIIGHSGCGKSTLLNIVAGLTDATTGGVLLEDREVNAPGPDRAVVFQNHSLLPWLTVYDNVRLAVDKVFSGTRSRAERHDWTMHNLDLVQMGHAKDKRPAEVSGGMKQRVGIARALSMEPKVLLLDEPFGALDALTRAHLQDSVMQIHASLGNTILMITHDVDEAVLLSDRIVMMTNGPSARIGEVLDVNLARPRRRLDLVTNPTYLKAREAVLKFLHERHRFVEAA; this comes from the coding sequence ATGGGCGCGTATCTCAAGCTCGACCATATCGACAAGACCTTCACCCGCGGCTCCGCCTCCACCAATGTCCTGAAGGACGTGACGCTGGAGATCGGGAAGGGCGAGTTCGTCTCGATCATCGGCCATTCCGGCTGCGGCAAGTCCACCTTGCTCAACATCGTGGCCGGCCTCACCGACGCCACCACGGGCGGCGTGCTGCTGGAGGACCGGGAGGTGAACGCGCCGGGGCCCGATCGGGCGGTCGTGTTCCAGAACCACTCTCTGCTGCCCTGGCTCACCGTCTACGACAATGTGCGCCTCGCCGTGGACAAGGTGTTCTCCGGCACCCGCTCGCGGGCGGAACGCCATGACTGGACCATGCACAATCTCGATCTGGTGCAGATGGGCCATGCCAAGGACAAGCGGCCGGCGGAAGTCTCGGGCGGCATGAAGCAGCGCGTGGGCATCGCCCGGGCCCTGTCCATGGAGCCCAAGGTGCTGCTGCTGGATGAGCCGTTCGGCGCCCTCGACGCGCTGACCCGCGCCCATCTGCAGGACAGCGTCATGCAGATCCATGCCAGCCTCGGCAACACCATCCTCATGATCACCCATGACGTGGACGAGGCGGTGCTTCTCTCCGATCGCATCGTGATGATGACCAACGGCCCCTCCGCCCGCATCGGTGAGGTGCTGGACGTCAATCTTGCGCGCCCCCGGCGGCGGCTCGATCTCGTCACCAACCCCACTTACCTCAAGGCCCGCGAGGCGGTGCTGAAGTTCCTCCACGAGCGCCATCGCTTCGTGGAAGCCGCCTGA
- a CDS encoding LysR family transcriptional regulator: protein MIDKLEYLIALARERHFGRAAEACGVTQPTLSAGIKQLEDTLGVLLVQRGSRFMGFTPEGERTLEWARRIVADSRAMRQDIDALKRGLSGPLRIAAIPTALPMVAALTTPFRARHPDVRFTIISRTSIEILNHLENLEIDAGLTYLDNEPLGRVNTVPLYRERYRLVTSPKAKYGDRDQVTWAEVAELPLCLLTPDMQNRRIVDGLLSASGGPPKPSLESNSMIVLFTHVRTGHWASVMPAMLADSLGLTSIVRSIPIMEPEITHSIGLVVPHREPTTPLTAALVAEARRIAPRLEAAVLPDPALAALQQ, encoded by the coding sequence ATGATCGACAAGCTGGAATATCTCATTGCGCTGGCCCGCGAGCGGCATTTCGGCCGGGCGGCTGAAGCCTGCGGCGTGACCCAGCCCACCTTGTCCGCCGGTATCAAGCAATTGGAGGACACGCTGGGCGTGCTCCTGGTACAGCGCGGCTCCCGCTTCATGGGCTTCACACCCGAGGGGGAGCGCACGCTGGAATGGGCAAGGCGCATCGTGGCGGATTCGCGCGCCATGCGTCAGGACATCGATGCTTTGAAGCGCGGCCTCTCCGGCCCCCTACGCATCGCTGCCATTCCCACGGCCCTGCCCATGGTGGCCGCGCTGACGACGCCGTTTCGGGCCCGGCACCCGGACGTGCGCTTCACCATCATCTCCCGCACCTCCATCGAGATCCTCAACCACCTGGAAAACCTGGAGATCGATGCGGGTCTTACCTATCTGGACAATGAGCCGCTCGGCCGCGTGAACACCGTGCCGCTTTATCGGGAGCGCTATCGCCTCGTGACGTCTCCCAAGGCGAAGTATGGCGACCGGGACCAGGTGACCTGGGCGGAGGTGGCCGAATTGCCGCTCTGCCTGCTCACCCCGGACATGCAGAACCGCCGCATCGTGGACGGCCTTCTCTCCGCCTCAGGCGGGCCGCCCAAGCCCTCGCTGGAATCCAATTCCATGATCGTGCTCTTCACCCATGTGCGCACCGGACACTGGGCGAGCGTGATGCCGGCCATGCTGGCCGATTCCCTGGGGCTGACCTCCATCGTGCGGTCCATTCCCATCATGGAGCCGGAAATCACCCATTCCATCGGACTTGTGGTGCCCCATCGGGAGCCCACCACCCCGCTCACAGCCGCGCTTGTGGCCGAAGCCCGCCGGATCGCGCCCCGCCTGGAGGCTGCCGTCCTGCCGGATCCCGCACTCGCCGCATTGCAGCAATAA
- a CDS encoding formate dehydrogenase subunit delta, producing MSHSTTDRLVYMANQIATFFASQPHAAAVDGTRTHIRKFWDPRMREKIAEHMAHGGAGLSPIAKEALEGLMPAKA from the coding sequence ATGTCGCATAGCACCACCGACCGCCTGGTCTATATGGCCAACCAGATCGCCACATTCTTCGCCTCCCAGCCCCATGCGGCGGCGGTGGACGGCACGCGGACCCATATCCGCAAGTTCTGGGATCCGCGCATGCGTGAGAAGATCGCCGAGCACATGGCCCATGGCGGCGCCGGCCTCTCTCCCATCGCCAAGGAGGCGCTGGAAGGCCTGATGCCAGCCAAGGCCTGA
- a CDS encoding DUF1134 domain-containing protein, producing MPFLTSAVARFAAALLLLAATIAGAHAQQPPPGGAPRQPAPYSTNELVSKGHSFFGTVSKDLALAIEKAVGQWGQPNGYILGQEGSGAFVGGLRYGEGVLYTRNAGDLKVFWQGPSLGWDFGGDGARTMILVYNLRTVEDIFRRFGGISGSAYLVAGFGMTALTADNIVVVPIRSGVGVRLGANLGYLKFTPAATWNPF from the coding sequence ATGCCCTTCCTGACCTCCGCCGTCGCCCGCTTCGCCGCCGCCCTTCTTCTTCTGGCCGCCACAATAGCTGGGGCTCACGCGCAGCAGCCGCCTCCCGGCGGCGCGCCTCGGCAGCCGGCGCCCTATTCCACCAATGAGTTGGTCAGCAAAGGCCATTCCTTCTTTGGGACGGTGTCCAAGGACCTGGCCCTCGCCATCGAGAAGGCGGTGGGCCAATGGGGCCAGCCCAATGGCTATATTCTTGGCCAGGAAGGCTCCGGTGCCTTTGTCGGCGGCCTGCGTTACGGCGAGGGCGTGCTCTATACACGCAATGCCGGCGACCTGAAGGTGTTCTGGCAGGGGCCGTCGCTCGGCTGGGATTTCGGCGGCGATGGCGCTCGGACCATGATCCTGGTCTATAATCTGCGCACCGTGGAAGACATCTTCCGGCGCTTCGGCGGCATTTCCGGATCGGCGTACCTTGTGGCCGGGTTCGGGATGACCGCGCTCACCGCCGACAATATTGTGGTCGTTCCCATCCGCTCCGGCGTCGGTGTGCGGCTGGGCGCCAATCTCGGCTATCTGAAGTTCACACCTGCTGCCACCTGGAATCCCTTCTGA
- a CDS encoding formate dehydrogenase beta subunit: MSVVRIYVPNDAAAVACGADRVAHAFADAFAARGTLVDIVRNGSRGLFWLEPLVEVETPAGRVGYGPVKASDVEGLLAAGMLDGAPHPLCVGLVEEIPYLKRQTRLTFARCGIIDPLSLTDYRAHSGYKGLERALTLGPAAIVEEVFQSGLRGRGGAGFPTGIKWRTVAATQADQKYIVCNADEGDSGTFADRLIMEADPFCIIEGMTIAGIAVGATKGYVYCRSEYPLSILVMEKAIAKARQAGLLGKNIAGSSYDFDLEMRMGAGAYVCGEETALLDSLEGKRGVVRAKPPLPALKGLFGKPTVINNLISLATVPVILEKGGNFYRDFGMGRSRGTMPIQLAGNIKYGGLFETAFGISLGELVNDIGGGTASGRPVKAVQAGGPLGAYLPVSQFDTPFDYEAFAAKDALIGHGGIVVFDDTVDMAHMARFAMEFCAHESCGKCTPCRIGSTRGVETLDKIIAGQRREANLAILTDLCQTMKLGSLCALGGFTPYPVISALTHFPEDFGAAPKLPAAAE, from the coding sequence ATGAGCGTCGTGCGCATTTACGTCCCCAACGATGCGGCGGCTGTTGCCTGCGGCGCGGACCGGGTCGCCCATGCCTTCGCAGATGCCTTCGCGGCCCGCGGCACCTTGGTGGACATCGTCCGCAACGGCTCGCGCGGCCTGTTCTGGCTGGAACCCTTGGTGGAGGTGGAGACCCCTGCCGGCCGCGTCGGCTACGGCCCGGTGAAGGCCTCCGACGTGGAGGGCCTGCTTGCCGCCGGCATGCTGGACGGCGCGCCCCATCCGCTCTGTGTCGGCCTGGTGGAGGAGATCCCCTATCTGAAGCGCCAAACGCGCCTCACTTTCGCCCGCTGCGGCATCATCGATCCGCTCTCGCTCACCGACTACCGCGCCCATAGCGGCTATAAGGGCCTGGAGCGGGCACTCACCCTCGGCCCGGCGGCCATCGTCGAGGAAGTGTTCCAGAGCGGCCTGCGCGGCCGCGGCGGCGCGGGCTTCCCCACCGGCATCAAGTGGCGCACGGTGGCCGCCACCCAGGCGGACCAGAAATACATCGTCTGCAATGCGGACGAGGGCGACAGCGGCACCTTCGCCGACCGCCTCATCATGGAGGCCGACCCCTTCTGCATCATCGAGGGCATGACCATCGCCGGCATCGCGGTGGGGGCGACCAAGGGTTACGTCTATTGCCGCTCGGAATATCCCCTTTCCATCCTGGTGATGGAGAAGGCCATCGCCAAGGCCCGCCAGGCCGGGCTGCTCGGCAAGAACATTGCCGGGTCGTCCTATGACTTCGACCTGGAAATGCGCATGGGCGCCGGCGCCTATGTGTGCGGCGAGGAAACCGCGCTGCTGGACAGCCTGGAAGGCAAGCGCGGCGTGGTGCGCGCCAAGCCCCCGCTGCCGGCGCTCAAGGGTCTGTTCGGCAAGCCCACCGTCATCAACAACCTGATCTCGCTCGCCACCGTCCCGGTCATCCTGGAGAAGGGCGGCAATTTCTACCGCGACTTCGGCATGGGCCGCTCGCGGGGCACAATGCCCATCCAGCTTGCCGGAAACATCAAGTATGGCGGCCTGTTCGAGACTGCATTCGGCATCTCGCTGGGCGAGTTGGTCAACGACATTGGCGGCGGCACCGCTTCGGGTCGTCCGGTGAAGGCGGTGCAGGCGGGCGGTCCGCTCGGCGCCTATCTCCCGGTCTCCCAGTTCGACACCCCGTTCGACTATGAGGCGTTCGCGGCCAAGGATGCCCTCATCGGCCATGGCGGCATCGTGGTGTTCGACGACACGGTGGACATGGCCCACATGGCGCGGTTCGCCATGGAATTCTGCGCCCATGAAAGCTGCGGCAAGTGCACCCCCTGCCGCATCGGCTCCACGCGCGGCGTGGAGACCCTGGACAAGATCATTGCCGGCCAGCGGCGCGAGGCCAATCTCGCCATCCTGACCGACCTTTGCCAGACCATGAAGCTTGGTTCGCTGTGCGCGCTCGGCGGCTTCACGCCCTATCCGGTCATCAGCGCACTGACCCACTTCCCCGAAGATTTCGGCGCGGCGCCCAAGCTGCCCGCAGCCGCCGAATAG